A part of Candida albicans SC5314 chromosome 2, complete sequence genomic DNA contains:
- the APM4 gene encoding Apm4p (Cargo-binding subunit of the clathrin associated protein complex (AP-2), involved in endocytosis), producing the protein MITAIFIYDSKGDILISKLYKDGIKRNISDVFRIQVISQTSTNRAKEYRSPVLTLGSTSFIYIKSGKIWITAVTRSNQDCSLIMEFLYKLEALLRTVLGRDKKKQLMELTDNYIINNFALCYEILSEVCEFGFPINLDLNYLKKYIDDINVDDSIFKIAPLKRRSTINPLLGKSITSGNTNTTSNNNNSSNSSLKRSSAEENITWRSSGIKYRRNEIFLNVTERVNVLMNSQSDVLNAYVDGSIQMKTHLSGMPLCRFGFNDNTILLSNDEPRDGAVTLEDSKFHQCVQLNVFETERAIQFVPPDGEFQLMSYNCNSNINVPFKVYPQVQEIGRSKLMYKIRIKSFFPEKLPATNVSLKIPTPRGGTILSNLSSSIGKTKFHPEDNSISWKCNKFFGEQEHVLTAEIEVNSSSDELLYWTRPPIKLDFFLDMFSSSGLTVKFLRVQEKNNYRTVKWVKYGTQSGSYEIRY; encoded by the coding sequence ATTAATATCCAAGTTATACAAGGATGGAATCAAACGTAATATATCGGATGTGTTTAGAATTCAAGTGATTAGTCAAACTTCAACCAATCGAGCCAAAGAATACCGATCACCTGTTTTAACTTTAGGTTCAACGTCATTCATATATATCAAACTGGGGAAAATTTGGATTACTGCTGTTACTAGATCGAATCAAGATTGTTCTTTGATAATGGAATTTCTATATAAATTGGAAGCACTATTACGTACAGTATTGGGACGAGATAAGAAGAAGCAGTTGATGGAATTAACGgataattatataattaataattttgcaTTGTGCTATGAGATATTAAGTGAAGTGTGTGAATTTGGATTCCCAATTAATTTAGATTTGAACTatttaaagaaatatattgatgatataaATGTTGACGATAGCATTTTCAAGATTGCGCCATTGAAAAGAAgatcaacaatcaatccATTGTTAGGCAAAAGCATTACCAGCGGTAACACTAACACCACTagcaataataacaacagtAGTAACAGTTCTTTGAAAAGATCATCAGCAGAGGAAAACATTACATGGAGATCATCAGGAATTAAGTATCGACGCAATGAAATTTTCCTTAATGTGACTGAACGAGTTAATGTGTTGATGAATTCACAATCTGATGTTTTGAATGCGTACGTTGATGGTTCAATACAAATGAAAACACACTTATCGGGTATGCCGTTGTGTAGATTTGGATTCAACGACAATACTATTTTACTTTCCAATGATGAACCACGAGACGGAGCTGTCACTCTTGAAGATTCAAAGTTCCATCAATGTGTTCAATTGAATGTTTTTGAAACTGAAAGAGCTATACAATTTGTCCCACCTGATGGTGAATTCCAATTAATGAGTTATAATTGTAATCTGAACATCAATGTTCCATTTAAGGTATATCCCCAGGTTCAAGAAATTGGTCGAAGTAAATTAATGTACAAGATTCGAATCAAATCGTTTTTCCCGGAAAAATTGCCTGCCACAAACGTTTCATTAAAGATTCCTACACCAAGAGGAGGAACGATTCTTTCCAACCTTTCCAGTTCGATAGGTAAAACGAAATTTCATCCTGAGGACAATCTGATTTCATGGAAATGTAACAAGTTTTTCGGGGAACAAGAACATGTTCTTACTGCGGAAATTGAGGTTAATCTGAGTTCAGATGAACTATTATATTGGACTCGACCTCCTATAAAAttagatttctttttggatATGTTTTCAAGTTCTGGATTAACAGTAAAGTTTTTAAGAGTtcaagaaaagaataattaTAGAACAGTGAAATGGGTTAAATATGGCACTCAATCTGGATCCTATGAAATAAGgtattga